The window ACTCCACTACTTTATTTGTTACTCACTACTTATTCAACTCTATTTGACTATTTCATTGTATAGTTTCCATCCTTCTAAAGTAGAGGCTTCACAAACTCGgatataactaataattttgttttatgagaCTTGGTTAAGTTGTTGTATCTATTTCTAGTTTAAAATTATTGCATTGAACACTATATATCATTTATTTGgtatattttaagttatttttcataGTCTCTAAATATTATGATTCCGGATAAAAAATTAGCTTGGCAATTCACCATTTGAATCTTGATTTGATAACCTTGACATCAATTACAAACCTGTGCATGCACTTCATCTTTCTGAGTTAAATGTGTTGATGCTGAAGCTGGTGGAGATTGAAAACTGGCAGCAAGACCCTCCATCATGCACTAAAAAAGTAGAATTTAGAATTTATAGTATATCAATAACAAAATTTGACATAGCATAAGATGAATAAAAGGGCCACAATTGGTTtctctaataattaaaaagctTACCAATTCTTTGAGGGCAGAAATTGAATCTGTTGACCTTTTAGAGACTTCCAACCTAGAATCTGAAACCCTAGATGACTCAGATGCAGTTGAAAATGAGCCTGACTCTTCTTTAGGCAATAGCTGATTACCAAGAGAATTACCACTACTCACAAAACCATCGTTGTTTGAACCATGAAACCCACTAACATCACCATAAGTGGAACCAGAATCATCCTTAGCATGAGACATATATATATCtacaaaatcattaaaaaaaaagggggtaaAATAAAATGCCACGTCAAgttataattaacaaatttagaAAAGCTTACCAGCCAATTGTTTGATTGAACACCCAGCAGCCTTACTTTGAGCTTCCCTTCTAGTTCTACCAAATCCTTCACCAATCTTTTTTCCAGCAAACCATGCCTGCGTGTAAGATTGACATCAAGTTGAagcaaattaacaaattttcaaaaaatataatggaGGACATATTTTGTAAGTGACACCACTGTATAGGTAGCAATATGGAACAGAATTTGAGCCTTTGATTAAAgcaattatgaaattaattccAGATAAAACAATAAAGCCAACAATTTCAAATCTACTCATTGAGATATAGCACACTGCACACCCAACCCTGTGTTTAGTAAATCGAagtcatataattaataaaaactgtACCAATAAGTTTCTTGCATTTAATTAAGTATAGAAAAATTACGACAGGGCAGattcattgattttaaaataagtattttactCTAAATTAATAGAAATCAAACTATATCATAACTAAACTGATGTCcagaagaaatataatatataaattacatgcaaacataatcaacaaggaCACAGAAGATATTGCTACCCAGAATGAAACATACCTCAATGGAGAATTGCAGTTCTGTGCTAGCCACTAACGAAGACAAAAATTCCACCTGTTCGCATTAAAGCAACAGAAACTTTAAATGGTACATTGGGATCATAATCCATGCATGCATTATGCAACAATGCCATCTAACTATTATGTTACAGACACATATATTTCCACTCACTTTAGTTCCACAATTCAGTGCAATTTCCTGTAATACTCCAGCTGTAGTATCAGCATGGAATAGAGAACGTCCAGATTCAGAGTCAAAATCCCTGTTGCTGTAAGATGAACCACTCAAGGGAATGTCATCACCTTCATGACAACCATGGTATAATGTCATTCTAATGATAACATAAAACAATAGAAGCAACTAATTCTTTGAATACAAGTGCTGATTTACCTGGTAAAGAATGATAACTAGAGAGTGATTGGCTTAATCTTGAGCGATCATCCCTATGATGCACCTGCAATGCAATTATCTTAGGTATAACTAACTAACTATCTAAATTACTAAATAATCTAAGAGTACGATCCTCCAGCAAAACTTTGAGCATAATATACTGAAATTCATTATAAGCACTACCTCCTTTGGCAATCTTTGATGGCTCTCATGGAAAACTCTATCAGAGGAAATAGAATCGCCAACCTTAGAGAAAAAGGATGGATGACGGGGCCAGCGCTTCTCAATATGAAATGGTTCAGAATCTACAGGGAATTCTTTGGGTACTGGCAAATTTAGTTGTTGTGGACCCATTTCCTCTTCTACAGAAAACCATCCCCTACGTGATGGGACACTGGAAGCAGGAGCAGAAACTTGTGCAGGATGTCTAACAGGAAATGGGGGTTCACTTGCCATGCGCTCCCTTGTATCTTGACCATGTTGCAATATGAGAAACCTACGCCTGGTATCTAGGTCTAATTCTGATTCAGGTAATTCACCCTCTTCTCTGGCAGGAGAACTATGCAAGCTCAGTCCTGGATGGGTAACTTGACTCATAGGCTTAACTAGAGTATTAGGTTGAGGAAACTGAACATTGCCAAATTGCACTACAGATGCTTGTGCTGTTGGGGGTGGAACTGTTCCGGAAGAAGACACCATTGTGTATTGAAGAGAAGAAGTGAAAGCAAGCCTAGGATCTATATTAGCAGTCAATGCAAGGATAGTTGAAGAAGCTGATATTGCATCCTGAAAGCAAGTAGAGTTACAATGATAACAAACTCAATGTTTAATGATATGTAAATCAGATATCCCATTTATTCAGACTAGGTTGTTACCTTTAATCTTCTTTCTACCTCAGCATCTGCCATGCCATCAAATAGAAGCAAATTTTTATTTCCATTGGAAGCAGATGCATCAtcctgaaaaacaaaaaacagacaCATACATATGATCAAATTAAATGATTCGCATTCTGCTTAAATTTCACCATACTAAAACCCAGCAGATTATAGTATTGGTTAATAACATGTATACTTAAAGTTAAATGTACAGTAGTACACTAACCTCCGAAACTAGATAATTGCTCACATCGGGAGAAGGTATATCTTTGATATCATCTTCGTAAGCAATTAGAGGGATCTTCTGTAAAAGACCATCATCAAAATCCCTGTCACCAAATCAGAGGCCATAATCAGGTCTAAGAATTCTGCTTGTCTACCTTTATATTTGTTTGAGAGAAGTAATGTTCTCATAAAtcaagttataattataataaaggtTTGTACATTTTGTTAGAGAAAATAGGCGAGATCCCCCTCCTTTTTGTTCgggtgtaaaaaaaaagtctatttaATAAAACTTAGGTTTAGTTCTTACTTGAAGAAGCCACCCCTAACATTGCAAGCAACATTTCTTGCAAGACACAAGAAAGGGACTGCATTGCTTGCCTACAAGATAAACAAGTTTAATCAGTTCAGAACACTACAGAAACAATGAAATTTTATGTATATTAGTATCACATTATATAGGTAAGTGAAATTACTTCAGCTTGAGGAGTGTAATATGGAGCAAATGCAGGGACAACATGCACCCGAGGCTGGTCTTTCTCATCCCACACTTTCAAGCGATCATCAATTACCAATGCCATCTTCAGATGGCATAAGCCATTTTGGAATACATTAAACAATGATTTCTTTAAAcctattataatatattgaaaCACACAAGAAgcacaaaaaataaatgaacagTTGCAGCAGAAAAACTGCtatgaatttgaaaatttaaaattcgaGCTATTGTCATCCTTTTAATTTGCTTCCTTTATCTACTCCATTACACATGTAAAGCTTctcatttgaaaacaaagataattGAATGTTTCAAAAAAATGCCACTTACCTGACTTGACACAAACAATACGATCTAGCAGTTCTTTCGAATTTATCAAATTCAATTCTGGATCAAGAAGCCTCCACATTTCTAGTGCATAGTCCCTCTCAGCCATTGTGCAAACAAAAACCTCAAAACGCTTGCGCCCTCTTGCAGTCAGGTAGCTCCGGAGATCTTCCCATGCAGGTCTCAACCTCACAAGAACACTAGTATCACGAATCTTTCCAAAGACACAAGTTATTGTTGGACCAATGATTCTGACAAGTCtacatgttttaattataagaaactaCAGAAAACATGTACCATCCATTCATGTTGAAATCATCCAATTAAACATGAAAGACTGTGCTAGAGAAACATAAACACATGCTTTGAGCACAGGGCATTTTAGAACACCATTATGTAATTAATAACCATATAATTAATAATCTCCAATCTGAATGATAAAAAGCTAAAATTCACACTAATGGAATGAAATCATACAGAACCAACGTAGAAAAGTAACTCCAAAGGAAGATGCTTGATCCCAAGACACGGCATTTTACAATCAAATAAATggataaagaaaaattacataCCTGTGGATTGATGCGTGTCAgaataatattcttttcttgTAATCGGATCAGTGGTCGAACTATAGGCTGATGACTATCAGACAATGCTGGAACACTCTCAGATTGAATTTTTATCACTTTCCCATTATCAACAACTTGATCATTTTCAGCATATTCCTTCAATATATTCTTGTCATCTAAATATCGCTTGATCTCTGCCTGCATAGCAGAAATTTGTTGCGGATTGACCTCAGAGTTCATTTTTCTATGGAGCACCTCAATTTTATCCTCAAAAGAACGCATTGTATTTGCCACTACAAGGGTTTCGTCCAGATCAAACACTATACCCAAACATCTCAGATTTAACATTGTAAGACATGAATTGTAAAGTCCAGAGGCAACAATAAATCCCCAGAAACAAGGCCTATCATTATTCCGTGAATACATTGCAACCAAGTGTATTTCTTCCCCACGCACTGGCATTACAGCAGTCTGCACCAGCcaatattgaaaattgaaattgtggTTAAACTCAAGCAagagaaattagaaaaaaggaaaattgacGACCATGTAcaagaaacaaaatttgaaaaggTTTTAATCTAGCAAGCATTGCAAAATGTTAAAGATGGATACAGTGCCAAACTAAAAAATCAGGATTTCTCTAAAATTTGTTGTGAAAAGATCAAAAGTATCTCTCATGGTTAATCTCTCTTATTATGTAAGCAAAGCACACATTTGTTATGTAGGGATACACGATCAATATATTTGCTGTtctgttttaaatttgaaatcattCTAGTTTATTTTAGACTGCCCTTGAAACTATCGATAATTAATCATTCTGTTGTAATTTGGACCAATATGGATGCTACATTAGACTATCATCACATGCTACCCAACATAGCAAGCAAACCTTGGCAAAAATATGTTACAAGATTCACAAGAAACAAAAGCCAATCTTCATAACGCAGTTCGGATTCAGTCTGAGTAAAGGAAGTCATTAATTAATGCAGGGCAACCAATTAGACAGTTCCCACAACATCTGGGGTTCTAAACTTTAAATCAATAGATTCAATTAGTTGAGACAAATATTACGAAAATTCCGAATTGCCAAGTACTTGGGTGCAAGTGCAACTTCAAAATAAGTCATCATCATCCGAGATTCTGTCCAGAGTCCATAATATGCTTGTTTTGgaatagagtttcttttttcttctttttctttaaaaagttgAATACTGGGTTTCACTTTTACAAGTTTTGCTGATTATACCTTGTTCTCTCTGATACATGAGGAGTGCAAATGAAAGAGTGCATCTTGCTGTTGTCGTTTCTGTGAGGTCGATGACTCCATTTTGAAGCAAATACCAAAAGAAGTAATTGTGTGAAGCACTGCAAGCGGTGGACACCTTTCACTAGGTTGTGAGAAGTGACTTATTCTGATTTCTTTCAGATCCATGTTCTTGTTCTCTTCTGGGTATATCTTTACCTCTCCCACTGCCATCTCTCCATGGTACACCATAGACGTCGGCATTTgtttcctccttttttttcttctttacaaTCGCAAAAGCTTTGTTGGGACtttcacagaaaaaaaaaattcaagtttctTTTAACAAGAATGCTTTAGATTCGTTATAAAAGAATATTAGACTTTGTTTTCTGAAGAAACATTAGATCCGCGATTCACGatgaaaaatccaaaaattcaaatcatcaaCCTCAATGTCTCTGCCTGAGTCTCAAGTGATTGATTCTGCCAGCAATCTGGTGGGGTTTACTACTCCGATGGGTTTGACGATGCCAATTAAGAAAGGAGGACGATGGGATGATTATGAAGAACTAGCTGTATAGAGAAACCCTAGATCCAGAAAACGTAAATCAAGATTACGATACTCTAACAATGTGTAAttc of the Glycine max cultivar Williams 82 chromosome 13, Glycine_max_v4.0, whole genome shotgun sequence genome contains:
- the LOC100814542 gene encoding RNA polymerase II C-terminal domain phosphatase-like 1 isoform X1, with translation MPTSMVYHGEMAVGEVKIYPEENKNMDLKEIRISHFSQPSERCPPLAVLHTITSFGICFKMESSTSQKRQQQDALFHLHSSCIRENKTAVMPVRGEEIHLVAMYSRNNDRPCFWGFIVASGLYNSCLTMLNLRCLGIVFDLDETLVVANTMRSFEDKIEVLHRKMNSEVNPQQISAMQAEIKRYLDDKNILKEYAENDQVVDNGKVIKIQSESVPALSDSHQPIVRPLIRLQEKNIILTRINPQIRDTSVLVRLRPAWEDLRSYLTARGRKRFEVFVCTMAERDYALEMWRLLDPELNLINSKELLDRIVCVKSGLKKSLFNVFQNGLCHLKMALVIDDRLKVWDEKDQPRVHVVPAFAPYYTPQAEASNAVPFLCLARNVACNVRGGFFKDFDDGLLQKIPLIAYEDDIKDIPSPDVSNYLVSEDDASASNGNKNLLLFDGMADAEVERRLKDAISASSTILALTANIDPRLAFTSSLQYTMVSSSGTVPPPTAQASVVQFGNVQFPQPNTLVKPMSQVTHPGLSLHSSPAREEGELPESELDLDTRRRFLILQHGQDTRERMASEPPFPVRHPAQVSAPASSVPSRRGWFSVEEEMGPQQLNLPVPKEFPVDSEPFHIEKRWPRHPSFFSKVGDSISSDRVFHESHQRLPKEVHHRDDRSRLSQSLSSYHSLPGDDIPLSGSSYSNRDFDSESGRSLFHADTTAGVLQEIALNCGTKVEFLSSLVASTELQFSIEAWFAGKKIGEGFGRTRREAQSKAAGCSIKQLADIYMSHAKDDSGSTYGDVSGFHGSNNDGFVSSGNSLGNQLLPKEESGSFSTASESSRVSDSRLEVSKRSTDSISALKELCMMEGLAASFQSPPASASTHLTQKDEVHAQVEIDGQIFGKGFGVTWEEAKMQAAKKALGSLRTMFNQGSLKRHGSPRSMQGLANKRLKPEYPPTLQRVPYSARYPRNAPLVP
- the LOC100814542 gene encoding RNA polymerase II C-terminal domain phosphatase-like 1 isoform X4 — protein: MPTSMVYHGEMAVGEVKIYPEENKNMDLKEIRISHFSQPSERCPPLAVLHTITSFGICFKMESSTSQKRQQQDALFHLHSSCIRENKTAVMPVRGEEIHLVAMYSRNNDRPCFWGFIVASGLYNSCLTMLNLRCLGIVFDLDETLVVANTMRSFEDKIEVLHRKMNSEVNPQQISAMQAEIKRYLDDKNILKEYAENDQVVDNGKVIKIQSESVPALSDSHQPIVRPLIRLQEKNIILTRINPQIRDTSVLVRLRPAWEDLRSYLTARGRKRFEVFVCTMAERDYALEMWRLLDPELNLINSKELLDRIVCVKSGLKKSLFNVFQNGLCHLKMALVIDDRLKVWDEKDQPRVHVVPAFAPYYTPQAEASNAVPFLCLARNVACNVRGGFFKDFDDGLLQKIPLIAYEDDIKDIPSPDVSNYLVSEDDASASNGNKNLLLFDGMADAEVERRLKDAISASSTILALTANIDPRLAFTSSLQYTMVSSSGTVPPPTAQASVVQFGNVQFPQPNTLVKPMSQVTHPGLSLHSSPAREEGELPESELDLDTRRRFLILQHGQDTRERMASEPPFPVRHPAQVSAPASSVPSRRGWFSVEEEMGPQQLNLPVPKEFPVDSEPFHIEKRWPRHPSFFSKVGDSISSDRVFHESHQRLPKEVHHRDDRSRLSQSLSSYHSLPGDDIPLSGSSYSNRDFDSESGRSLFHADTTAGVLQEIALNCGTKVEFLSSLVASTELQFSIEAWFAGKKIGEGFGRTRREAQSKAAGCSIKQLADIYMSHAKDDSGSTYGDVSGFHGSNNDGFVSSGNSLGNQLLPKEESGSFSTASESSRVSDSRLEVSKRSTDSISALKELCMMEGLAASFQSPPASASTHLTQKDEVHAQVEIDGQIFGKGFGVTWEEAKMQAAKKALGSLRTMFNQGSLKRHGSPREN
- the LOC100814542 gene encoding RNA polymerase II C-terminal domain phosphatase-like 1 isoform X3, with protein sequence MPTSMVYHGEMAVGEVKIYPEENKNMDLKEIRISHFSQPSERCPPLAVLHTITSFGICFKMESSTSQKRQQQDALFHLHSSCIRENKTAVMPVRGEEIHLVAMYSRNNDRPCFWGFIVASGLYNSCLTMLNLRCLGIVFDLDETLVVANTMRSFEDKIEVLHRKMNSEVNPQQISAMQAEIKRYLDDKNILKEYAENDQVVDNGKVIKIQSESVPALSDSHQPIVRPLIRLQEKNIILTRINPQIRDTSVLVRLRPAWEDLRSYLTARGRKRFEVFVCTMAERDYALEMWRLLDPELNLINSKELLDRIVCVKSGLKKSLFNVFQNGLCHLKMALVIDDRLKVWDEKDQPRVHVVPAFAPYYTPQAEASNAVPFLCLARNVACNVRGGFFKDFDDGLLQKIPLIAYEDDIKDIPSPDVSNYLVSEDDASASNGNKNLLLFDGMADAEVERRLKDAISASSTILALTANIDPRLAFTSSLQYTMVSSSGTVPPPTAQASVVQFGNVQFPQPNTLVKPMSQVTHPGLSLHSSPAREEGELPESELDLDTRRRFLILQHGQDTRERMASEPPFPVRHPAQVSAPASSVPSRRGWFSVEEEMGPQQLNLPVPKEFPVDSEPFHIEKRWPRHPSFFSKVGDSISSDRVFHESHQRLPKEVHHRDDRSRLSQSLSSYHSLPGDDIPLSGSSYSNRDFDSESGRSLFHADTTAGVLQEIALNCGTKVEFLSSLVASTELQFSIEAWFAGKKIGEGFGRTRREAQSKAAGCSIKQLADIYMSHAKDDSGSTYGDVSGFHGSNNDGFVSSDSRLEVSKRSTDSISALKELCMMEGLAASFQSPPASASTHLTQKDEVHAQVEIDGQIFGKGFGVTWEEAKMQAAKKALGSLRTMFNQGSLKRHGSPRSMQGLANKRLKPEYPPTLQRVPYSARYPRNAPLVP
- the LOC100814542 gene encoding RNA polymerase II C-terminal domain phosphatase-like 1 isoform X2, which encodes MPTSMVYHGEMAVGEVKIYPEENKNMDLKEIRISHFSQPSERCPPLAVLHTITSFGICFKMESSTSQKRQQQDALFHLHSSCIRENKTAVMPVRGEEIHLVAMYSRNNDRPCFWGFIVASGLYNSCLTMLNLRCLGIVFDLDETLVVANTMRSFEDKIEVLHRKMNSEVNPQQISAMQAEIKRYLDDKNILKEYAENDQVVDNGKVIKIQSESVPALSDSHQPIVRPLIRLQEKNIILTRINPQIRDTSVLVRLRPAWEDLRSYLTARGRKRFEVFVCTMAERDYALEMWRLLDPELNLINSKELLDRIVCVKSGLKKSLFNVFQNGLCHLKMALVIDDRLKVWDEKDQPRVHVVPAFAPYYTPQAEASNAVPFLCLARNVACNVRGGFFKDFDDGLLQKIPLIAYEDDIKDIPSPDVSNYLVSEDDASASNGNKNLLLFDGMADAEVERRLKDAISASSTILALTANIDPRLAFTSSLQYTMVSSSGTVPPPTAQASVVQFGNVQFPQPNTLVKPMSQVTHPGLSLHSSPAREEGELPESELDLDTRRRFLILQHGQDTRERMASEPPFPVRHPAQVSAPASSVPSRRGWFSVEEEMGPQQLNLPVPKEFPVDSEPFHIEKRWPRHPSFFSKVGDSISSDRVFHESHQRLPKEVHHRDDRSRLSQSLSSYHSLPGDDIPLSGSSYSNRDFDSESGRSLFHADTTAGVLQEIALNCGTKVEFLSSLVASTELQFSIEAWFAGKKIGEGFGRTRREAQSKAAGCSIKQLADIYMSHAKDDSGSTYGDVSGFHGSNNDGFVSSGNSLGNQLLPKEESGSFSTASESSRVSDSRLEVSKRSTDSISALKELCMMEGLAASFQSPPASASTHLTQKDEVHAQVEIDGQIFGKGFGVTWEEAKMQAAKKALGSLRTMFNQGSLKRHGSPRSVILTSRSGQCKDWQINV